The Vidua macroura isolate BioBank_ID:100142 chromosome 11, ASM2450914v1, whole genome shotgun sequence genome includes a region encoding these proteins:
- the LOC128812922 gene encoding C-factor-like: MAGLHVRSLLVTGANRGIGLGFVQHFLRMPNPPQWIFASCRDPKGQRAQELQNLASKHPNVIIIPLEVADPTSIKAAAAKVGEHLGGSGLNLLINNAGIVKLNTLDTETLEDMREIYTTNTVGPLLMGQAFLPLLKKAAQGSPGSGLSCSKAAIVNMSSIGGSIASSFDWELMQITSYRCSKAALNMLSRCQSLAYKEHGILCVALHPGWVQTDMGSSAGHTPPVTVDDSVQGMLKVLSSLSEKDTGAFLDWEGNVIPW, from the exons atgGCAGGGCTCCACGTCCGCTCCCTTCTGGTGACTGGAGCCAACCGAGGCATCGGCCTGGGGTTTGTCCAGCATTTCCTGAGGATGCCAAACCCACCACAGTGGATCTTTGCAAGCTGTCGGGACCCCAAGGGACAGAGAGCACAG GAGTTACAGAATTTGGCCTCCAAGCACCCCAACGTCATCATCATCCCGCTCG AAGTCGCTGACCCCACCAGCAtcaaggcagctgcagccaaggTTGGGGAGCACCTGGGGGGCTCCGGGCTGAACCTCCTCATCAACAATGCTGGAATTGTGAAGCTGAACACACTTGATACTGAAACATTAGAGGACATGAGGGAGATTTACACCACCAACACGGTTGGACCCCTGCTGATGGGCCAG GCATTTCTGCCCTTGCTGAAGAAGGCTGCCCAGGGGAGCCCAggctcagggctgagctgcagcaaggCTGCCATCGTCAACATGTCCAGCATTGGCGGCTCCATCGCTTCTTCCTTTGACTGGGAGTTGATGCAAATCACCTCGTACCGCTGCAGCAAG GCTGCTCTGAACATGCTGAGCAGGTGCCAGTCCCTGGCGTACAAGGAGCACGGCATCCTCTGCGTCGCTCTCCACCCCGGCTGGGTGCAAACTGACATGGGCAGCTCTGCCGGGCACACG ccccctgtGACAGTGGATGACAGCGTGCAAGGGATGCTGAAggtcctctcctccctctctgaGAAGGACACCGGCGCCTTCCTGGACTGGGAAGGGAACGTCATACCCTGGTGA